The DNA segment ACCATCGGGATGCCGGGGCTTTCGACGAGCCAGACACGCGCGCCGCTGGGTTCGGTCCAATGCTGGATGGGCAGCAGCGCCCAGGCGGACTGTGCGGCCATCAGGCCTGCTGCGGCCGCGAACGCTGCGCGGAGGGCGGTTTTTTTGATTGCAAGGGGCATCATGGGAAATTCCTTCCGGCGGGCGGCGCGTCAGTGCATGCGGCCGTCGGCGCTCGCGGGCGCGGCGGGGCGGCGGGAACCGGGGGCGACCGGCTGTGGCACCAGGGTGGCCACGGTCAGCTGGTCGTCGCCGAAATAGCGGGCGGCCACGGCTTGCACCTGCGCCGGCGTCACCTCGCGCAGCAGCGCCAGCAGGCGCGCGTCGGCATCGGGCGGAAGGCCCTGCACCCAGTTGCTTCCCAGGTCGCTCGCCTGCGCCTGCAGCGAATCGCGCGCGTAGATGGTGGATGCCGCCCACTGCGTCTTCACGCGCGAGAGTTCGGCATCACCCACCCCCTCGCGCGCCACACGGGCAACCTCGGCCCGCAGCGCGGCCTCGACCTGCTGCGCCGTCTTGCCGCCCGCGGGAATGCCGCTCAGCAGAAACAGGCTCGGCCCCCGGCCCATGACGGATGCACCGCTGTCCGCCCCGTCGGCCACCCTGTCGGCGCCCTGCGTGAGAGCGCGTTCCAGCCGCGCGCCGTCGTAGCCGCTCAGCACGCCCGAAAGCATCATCAGCGCCAGCGCATCGCGGTCGGAATCGGTGAGCTGCTCCAGCCGCTGCAGCCCCGGTACCCGGAACGCCATCGCGACGAAGGCCTGCTCCGCAGGTGCCTTGAAATCGATGCGGCGCAGGCCGCGCTGCGCTGGCTCGGTGCGCGGCTTGCGCACCGGCACCGCTGCCGCGGGAATGCGGCCATAGGTGTCATCGGCAAGCTTGCGGACGGCTTCCGGGTCCACGTCGCCGGCCACCACGACGGCGGCGTTCGCGGGCACGTACCACTGGCGGTGGAACGCGCGGACATCATCCGGCGTCATCGCATCGAGGTCGCTCATCCAGCCGACCACCGGCCTGCGGTAAGGAGACGCGGTGAACACCGCGGCGTTGAGCTGCTCCATCAGGGCCGCGCGCGGCTGGTCGTCCGTGCGCATGCGCCGCTCCTCCTTGATGACCTCGATCTCCTTCTTGAACTCCGCGTCCGGCCATTGGTTGTGCGCGAACCGGTCGGACTCCAGCCGCATGACCTCCGCGAGGCGCTTCGCGGGAATCTGCTGGTAGTAACCCGTGTAGTCGCGGTTGGTGAACGCGTTTTCCTGCCCGCCCAGCGCGGCCACGCGGCGCGAGAACTGGCCTGGCGGCACCGTCTTCGTGCCCTTGAACATCATGTGCTCCAGGGCATGGGCGACGCCCGATGTGCCGTCCACCTCGTCCATCGATCCGACCCGCACCCACACCATGTGCACCGCGGTGGGGGCACGACGGTCGGTCTGCACGAACAGCTGCATGCCGTTGCGCAGCGTGTACTGGCGCACGCCGGGCACCTGGGCCCCGGGCTGGGCACCTTGCGCCGACGCAGGCGAGGGAGAAGACGTGGTGGTGGCAGGGGTCTGGGCCCCGGCGTGAACGCAGGCCAGCAGGCCCAGGAGGGTAAGTGCGCGTTTCATAGAATGGGTGCGATTCTAAGAACCTGCCAATGTTCAGTTTTTTCAAGAAAAAGCCCACCCCTGCTCCCGCTGCGGAGACCCCGTCCCCGGTACCGGCCGACATTGCCCCGGCCCTGCCCGATGCCATGCCGGTCTCCATGCCCGCCGTGCCGGAGGCCGGACCTGCAGCCGCCGAAGCGCCAGGCACCTCTGGAGCCCCCGGCGCTTTCGGCTGGCTGCGCAATCCGTTCGCCAGGCCCCCGGCTCCGCAGGATCCCACAGCGCCGGTTCCACCACAGCCGGGCCCTGTGGCCGCTCCCATGCCGGCTGTGCCAAGCCCGACAGCGGCGCCGCTGCCTGTCCCCCAGGCTCCAGAGCTCCTCCCCGCCACCACGCCGCCGGCAATGGCGGCCACCGCATCCGAGCCCTTGCCGGAAGCCGGGCAGGAGCGCAAGGGCTGGCTGGACC comes from the Paracidovorax avenae ATCC 19860 genome and includes:
- a CDS encoding M16 family metallopeptidase → MKRALTLLGLLACVHAGAQTPATTTSSPSPASAQGAQPGAQVPGVRQYTLRNGMQLFVQTDRRAPTAVHMVWVRVGSMDEVDGTSGVAHALEHMMFKGTKTVPPGQFSRRVAALGGQENAFTNRDYTGYYQQIPAKRLAEVMRLESDRFAHNQWPDAEFKKEIEVIKEERRMRTDDQPRAALMEQLNAAVFTASPYRRPVVGWMSDLDAMTPDDVRAFHRQWYVPANAAVVVAGDVDPEAVRKLADDTYGRIPAAAVPVRKPRTEPAQRGLRRIDFKAPAEQAFVAMAFRVPGLQRLEQLTDSDRDALALMMLSGVLSGYDGARLERALTQGADRVADGADSGASVMGRGPSLFLLSGIPAGGKTAQQVEAALRAEVARVAREGVGDAELSRVKTQWAASTIYARDSLQAQASDLGSNWVQGLPPDADARLLALLREVTPAQVQAVAARYFGDDQLTVATLVPQPVAPGSRRPAAPASADGRMH